CCTCAAAATCTTCTCCAAAAATTGTTCCTAATCTGTTTACCAAGCTTTGATTGGCTAGCCCGTTTGTATATAAGAATATAGTCACACGAGTAATCCCATTCTAGAAACCTCAGGATTAGCCTCGGCTAAGATTGGTTCCtgtggaggattttgaggcagaagacCACCTTAGGTTCCTCTCCGAATTCTGCCAGTGACCATACCCCCCCAGTGTACAAAATGGCTTCTGTTGTATGAAAGTTCGGCTCTCATCAAAGCGTATTTATCCAGATCATAAATAAGATGGCCGCCGATATGGCCGCCATTACAGCCCGCACTCCCACTTAGCTCTTCCCAGACTTCTCCtgacctaatttttttttaaatccagtaaGTTTTGCATTGGTCAGGTGACACCTCTTGTGGGCGCTATAATGGCTGACTTGTTACTTGTTACCGAGGCCTCTGGGTGAAGCTCAGTGTCGGACGGGTGGTCAGTCCTCTCTAAGTTCTGCATTGCTTTCTTCACGATCCCCTCATTTGACCATTATATTGATTTGTTTCTTCCCTGTTTTGTTTTCTTTCCTCCATGTTGTTTGTCCTCAGTTGTCTAATGGCTATTATCACTATAGTTTGTCCAATGACCTGTCCACGGCGGGTCACGTCACCCATTACCCTCTCCCAGCCTCCCGTCCTTGGACCCGGTCTAGCTCAGATTGTCATCACTATTACACCATTGGGCCAGGCATGTTACCATCATCTAAGATCCCCAGCTGGAAGGTTTGTGTTTTTGTGATACAGCCTGCCTCCTCACACCTTTTGCTCCTCTTCTGTCAACATCTAATGTTTTTGGGTCTTCCATttcagtttttgaaaaaaaaaacgttttattctGTAAATCTCAGCTTTGCACAACCCCTGGCTAGAGCTGTCACCACTTTTTGGGTCCTCAGATTACCATTAAATGACCATCTAGCCACTTGACGGCACGATTGGTTGATAGGCTTATCTATGGATCATCAGATGACCCCAATGGACTGATCGTCCAGACAATGGATGACTGGTGGAGATGGGTTTTTGCAGAAGGTTAGCATTGTTTGACCTGATACGAGCAGTGCTAAAGAGGCGTGCCACTTGACCCATTTGCTGAGACGTAGTCGTGAAGGTTTGGGTCATGTAGATGAGACCATTCAATAGTTTGCTTGGTTATGTCCATGTCATGTTGTCTTATGAAGACAACTGCTTTGATAGATGGGAGTTCCCAATTCTAGTCTTCCCCGATGAGCCAGAACAAAGAGCTTCTCTCTTTTGACTGCCAATCTTCTGAATGGTTGGCTTTCAGCACCAGAGTCAGCTCAGTCATTCATAATGGGGTTGTCTTTGATAGGACAACCTCTCCACAGGCAAATCTCCTAAACTTTACCTTCTTCCATAAATTGTAGATACATTTAAACCTTGTTTAGATATTGAAACCTGTTCTCCTAGAAGGTGGTCCTCAAATACGTTGGCTAGTGTGCATAGTATGTGATAGACCTGGAATCTGGTCTAGCTAGAGGGTtgctcttctcaaagaggtggtcatTTGGAAAGGTGATCACATCCTTGGGACCCTCTCGTTACTTACCATTTTCCAATTCAAAGCAACGTCTTCTCTGTCCAAAGCGAACGTAAATATCCAACATGATGTTCTTGACTGATCACCTTTTAACCATTCCATGGTGGGCATTTTTCTTATTGCCCTATGTAATAGTGTCCAGCCTTATGACTTGACTGACTTGCCACCTGAGAGTCACAAATTCTCTACACTTGGATATGGAAAAAATTTTTGCACATCTACCACGGCAATGGACGTCTACTGCTCCTAACCATTCATGAAACCCCTTTGGCTGCCCATTGTACATAGTACAGGGCATTGCATCACACAGATTATTGACCATGTACAGTTTTGGTCGTGCTACATTATCAACTCTCTGGTTGTCTCTACCCAATTCTGAGGATCCTATACTGTCGTACAGCTGGGGTTGTGCACTGAGGTAGTTTCAGCTTTTGGGGTGAGCTCTTCGATCTTATAACTGTAGCTGATTTCTTCTCTATTAATAACCATGTCTTGGATTGATAGATCGATAGATGGATCCAACTTTGAACATCATTTTTGTCTGTAGGCCACTAGCTAATGAACTTAGTACATGGGAGCCGTATCCATCATACTTAGGAAGTTCCTCTGGTGGTGGCGATCAGAATTCTATCATCTCGATCATTTGGAGGATGGGTCTTCTGTATAGGAGTGTGGTGATGTTTTATCAATTCTGATATCCTATCACATGACCATCGTGGTGGACCCTACGGACGGTGCTGCTTTCCATAACTtgaatagaagtgaatggtagaCGTGCACTGCTCCGCTATTTCTGAAAGTACTGGTGGTTTGGACTTGGGGCCAACTAAGCCCGTTTCCACCATGACTTGACAAGATTGGGATTACCCAATCATAGACGTTTATGGCTTGGACAGCAACGGTGCTGAGTTGCATGGGTAAATATTTTTGGAGTACAGTATTCTAAGACAcccttaacttttaatttttggcACTATGATTAGAAGACTTGGAGCTTCGGCTCCTATACTGATCTTCTAGTAAAAATGATCTCCACAAAATTTTGGACATGAAAATAAAATGATGTTCAATGTTGAAGACCCAGAAAGAAATTTGAAGTAGAAACTGCTAGAGAACTTTATTAGATTTTGATGCTGGACCATGTTTGATCTCATGATCATGGTGGGCAATACTCCTGTCCTATGGTTGAGCACTATGGTGGATCTGTAGGAAGCTTCAGTCCAGGACAGTCAGTTATATAAGGGGTTAAACCATCTTTCCAAGTGCTACGAATTAGTATCCATACAGCATATAACCTTTCATCCAGGACTGGGCTAAGCCAGGTCCATACGACCAACCTACGGTGAACACTCTTCAGAGACGTAAACGTGAAGCCAGTGATCCCTGTGGAGGAGCCTATATCTCCGCTCTTGGACTGACCAGTGACGCCCGATTGCACAGGAACGCCAGTGTACCTGCAACATCCAGGGTAAAGAGTCATGCCTTGGGTCATCTCTGCTTTTAACCACGCTTCTCTTCGAATGTCTTCTTCTGCTTCTAACACATGGCTGAATTGTtgagtgttttttttctattgaccTTTATGAAGATCGCTGTAGACATATCTCGGATCTCTTGACTTGCGGTGATTTGGGTGTAGATGTAGATCCGGAACGTTTTACGATGGATGATATGTTTGTTGAACTGACCTTTCTTTTGAGATTATGGTTGACTTGGATGAAACTACTTCCTCTGGTGGTGGGTCTTGGTCGAGCTCGGTGCATTGTGTTCATTGTTCTTCTCTCTTGTATTTACCAGCAAGGTGAAGAAGCGGAGAACTGTGACGACCTGGCTCTGGCCTTGAGCAGAGGATTGCAACTTGATACGCAGAGGAGTAGCAGAGATTCCTTACAATGTTCTAGTGGGTACAGCACACAGACCACAACCCCATGCTGTTCAGAAGACACCATCCCATCACAAGGTATCCTTCTTACTGCCATTGGTGAATTCCTTTATTTGTAGACCCTTGTTGTACCGGCTGGACACTCATAACCTTATATGATCCTGATTTTTTAAACCTTGCTCTTGTCTTCAGTTTCAGATTACGATTACTTCTCGGTGAGTGGAGACCAAGAACCTGACCAACAGGATTTCGATAAATCTTCCACCATCCCTCGAAACAGTGACATCAGCCAGTCCTACAGGAGGATGTTCCAGGCTAAACGTCCAGCCTCCACCGCTGGGCTGCCGGCAGCTTTCGGACCTGTTATCGTCACTCCTGGTGTTGCCACCATACGTAGGACACCATCCACCAAACCATCAGTGAGACGTGGCACCATTGGTGGAGGTCCCATACCAATAAAGACACCAGTTATCCCTGTTAAGACCCCCACAGTGCCAGATATGCCAGGTGGGCTCCCCACCAGCACAAGCGAAGAATGCTCTGAGCAAAGTCCTGACTCGCCTTCCCCCATGGAGGCTTCGGTGCTTACCGGCGAAATACCAACATCACTGTGGAGTGGACAGGCTTCTGTAAATCCCCCAGTCCCGGGACCACAAGGCATGATCATGGAAGAACAGAGGCAAGGAAGGTCAGAAAAtgatgaggaggatgatgatCAGGATGACTCTTACATCCCTGATGCCCCGATTCAAGCCCACCCAGGGGGAACCGAGTCGGCACCATCGGAGACACCTCAAGGAGAAGATATGCTAATTGCTATCCGCCGTGGAGTGAAACTTAAGAGAACCACCACGAATGATCGCTCGGCCCCTCGGCTCTCCTAGAAGAAATGGGATATGAAGGTTTGGGACTACAGGACTTCACCCTGGTGGCCACTCTCTTTAACCCATTCCAGTCCGTGATCGGCGGATTGTTTCGGAGCGTACCCAGGGATGACTCTTAATAAAagaagatatataaatatatatattctcacaGCAGAGTAGAAGAGCAAGGTTACTATCTGTCCGTGTCCTCATACTGTAAATAGTGATTGGACTTCTGCACATAGTTACTCCCCCGTTTTACGTTTCTCGGTTATTTTTGGTCCCTTCCCATTTTTTTcgttcccgtttttttttttccataaagtgccaaaatcttctttttttcGTTTTATATCTCTACGTCTTTGTAAATTTTAAACCGCTTTTAGATGGGATAGGAACCAGTGTGCATCGTAACAGAAGAAGGACTGTTTTTGTGAAccccccctttaagaaaaaaaaaaaaaaagacaaaaaactttGTATAGATCAAGCATGAGCGTACCTTTGTGGCATGATGGGAGATGTAGTCCAACAACCGTTGCACAGCCGGAGGATGATGAGGTGTAGAACACCTCCGAGTCATAGCAGCTTAGATTTTCCTATACACGACTACAAgcttaggtttttgtttttttttaattattattattattgttatttcaattttttttaactgttatAAATTATTAACAATTtaagcaatataaaaaaaatataaaaaaaaaatagcatgtaACCAGGGGGACTAAAGGGTTAAGAACGCCATGATAACATATGCTGTCACCTACACACACACGACACTTGTAATCTAGTCATTCATTGCTTGTAGTTCCTAAGCCAACC
This genomic stretch from Leptodactylus fuscus isolate aLepFus1 chromosome 4, aLepFus1.hap2, whole genome shotgun sequence harbors:
- the MTSS1 gene encoding protein MTSS 1 isoform X1, which encodes MEAVIEKECSALGGLFQTIISDMKGSYPVWEDFINKAGKLQSQLRTTVVAAAAFLDAFQKVADMATNTRGATREVGSALTRMCMRHRSIESKLRQFSSALIDCLINPLQEQVEEWKKVANQLDKDHAKEYKKARQEIKKKSSDTLKLQKKAKKGRGDIQPQLDSALQDVNDKYLLLEETEKQAVRKALIEERSRFCSFISMLRPVIEEEISMLGEITHLQTISEDLKTLTMDPHKLPSASEQVIHDLKGSDYNWSYQTPPSSPSTTMSRKSSVCSSLNSVNSSDSRSSGSHSHSPTSHYRYRSSNLPQQAPMRLSSVSSHDSGFISQDAFQSKSPSPMPPEAVNQNSSSSASSEASETCQSVSECSSPTSVSSGSTMGAWASTDKLSNGYYHYSLSNDLSTAGHVTHYPLPASRPWTRSSSDCHHYYTIGPGMLPSSKIPSWKDWAKPGPYDQPTVNTLQRRKREASDPCGGAYISALGLTSDARLHRNASVPATSRQGEEAENCDDLALALSRGLQLDTQRSSRDSLQCSSGYSTQTTTPCCSEDTIPSQVSDYDYFSVSGDQEPDQQDFDKSSTIPRNSDISQSYRRMFQAKRPASTAGLPAAFGPVIVTPGVATIRRTPSTKPSVRRGTIGGGPIPIKTPVIPVKTPTVPDMPGGLPTSTSEECSEQSPDSPSPMEASVLTGEIPTSLWSGQASVNPPVPGPQGMIMEEQRQGRSENDEEDDDQDDSYIPDAPIQAHPGGTESAPSETPQGEDMLIAIRRGVKLKRTTTNDRSAPRLS
- the MTSS1 gene encoding protein MTSS 1 isoform X2, coding for MEAVIEKECSALGGLFQTIISDMKGSYPVWEDFINKAGKLQSQLRTTVVAAAAFLDAFQKVADMATNTRGATREVGSALTRMCMRHRSIESKLRQFSSALIDCLINPLQEQVEEWKKVANQLDKDHAKEYKKARQEIKKKSSDTLKLQKKAKKGRGDIQPQLDSALQDVNDKYLLLEETEKQAVRKALIEERSRFCSFISMLRPVIEEEISMLGEITHLQTISEDLKTLTMDPHKLPSASEQVIHDLKGSDYNWSYQTPPSSPSTTMSRKSSVCSSNLPQQAPMRLSSVSSHDSGFISQDAFQSKSPSPMPPEAVNQNSSSSASSEASETCQSVSECSSPTSVSSGSTMGAWASTDKLSNGYYHYSLSNDLSTAGHVTHYPLPASRPWTRSSSDCHHYYTIGPGMLPSSKIPSWKDWAKPGPYDQPTVNTLQRRKREASDPCGGAYISALGLTSDARLHRNASVPATSRQGEEAENCDDLALALSRGLQLDTQRSSRDSLQCSSGYSTQTTTPCCSEDTIPSQVSDYDYFSVSGDQEPDQQDFDKSSTIPRNSDISQSYRRMFQAKRPASTAGLPAAFGPVIVTPGVATIRRTPSTKPSVRRGTIGGGPIPIKTPVIPVKTPTVPDMPGGLPTSTSEECSEQSPDSPSPMEASVLTGEIPTSLWSGQASVNPPVPGPQGMIMEEQRQGRSENDEEDDDQDDSYIPDAPIQAHPGGTESAPSETPQGEDMLIAIRRGVKLKRTTTNDRSAPRLS